A DNA window from Streptomyces sp. CA-278952 contains the following coding sequences:
- a CDS encoding LysR family transcriptional regulator, with amino-acid sequence MIDARRLRILRAVADHRTVTAAAAALYLTPSAVSQQLAALEQETGHRLVERGARGTRLTAAGEILLSHTNVVLAQLERAEAELADYSAGVAGTVTVAAFATGIGLVLAPALTELARTAPGIRVRVQDAEGDASVPMVLDRQVDVAVAVEYRGAPAEDDRRLTRVPLYSEPFDAVLPVGHRLADQDQVAVADLAKDPWIGPYPGNPCHDVVVLACEFAGFAPRLEHSSDDFRAVVALAGADAGVALVPRSALRGMELTGVVVRPVEGSAPTRRVFAAVRQGAEGHPLIRPVLDAMEAVAVREAGLARV; translated from the coding sequence ATGATCGATGCGCGGCGGCTGCGAATCCTCCGTGCGGTGGCCGACCACCGCACGGTGACCGCGGCCGCCGCCGCGTTGTACCTGACGCCCTCCGCCGTCTCCCAGCAGCTCGCCGCCCTGGAGCAGGAGACCGGCCACCGCCTCGTCGAACGCGGTGCGCGCGGCACCCGGCTCACGGCCGCCGGGGAGATCCTGCTGAGCCACACCAACGTGGTCCTGGCCCAGCTGGAGCGAGCGGAGGCGGAGCTGGCCGACTACAGCGCGGGCGTCGCCGGTACGGTCACGGTCGCCGCGTTCGCCACCGGCATCGGCCTCGTCCTCGCCCCCGCCCTCACCGAGCTGGCCCGCACCGCGCCCGGCATCCGGGTCAGGGTCCAGGACGCGGAGGGCGACGCGAGCGTGCCGATGGTGCTGGACCGGCAGGTCGATGTGGCGGTGGCCGTCGAATACCGGGGCGCCCCCGCCGAGGACGACCGCCGCCTGACCCGCGTCCCCCTGTACTCGGAGCCGTTCGACGCGGTGCTCCCGGTGGGCCACCGCCTCGCGGACCAGGACCAGGTGGCGGTCGCCGACCTCGCGAAGGACCCGTGGATCGGGCCCTACCCGGGCAACCCCTGCCATGACGTGGTGGTCCTGGCCTGCGAGTTCGCCGGGTTCGCCCCCCGCCTCGAGCACTCCTCGGACGACTTCCGCGCCGTGGTCGCCCTGGCCGGGGCCGACGCCGGGGTGGCCCTGGTGCCCCGGTCCGCGCTGCGCGGGATGGAGCTGACCGGGGTGGTCGTCCGCCCCGTGGAGGGCAGCGCCCCGACCCGCCGCGTCTTCGCGGCCGTACGACAGGGGGCCGAGGGCCATCCGCTGATCCGGCCGGTGCTGGACGCGATGGAGGCGGTGGCCGTACGGGAAGCGGGCCTGGCGCGGGTCTGA
- a CDS encoding glycine C-acetyltransferase: MFDSVRDDLRTTLDEIRAAGLHKPERVIGTPQSATVAVTSGGRAGEVLNFCANNYLGLADHPEVIAAAHEALDRWGYGMASVRFICGTQEVHKELEQRLSAFLGQEDTILYSSCFDANGGVFETLLGPEDAVISDALNHASIIDGIRLSKAERHRYANRDMGELETRLKEASGARRRLIVTDGVFSMDGYVAPLQEICDLADRYDAMVMVDDSHAVGFVGPGGRGTPELHGVMDRVDIITGTLGKALGGASGGYVAARAEIVALLRQRSRPYLFSNSLAPVIAAASLKVIDLLESAGDLREQLNANTDLFRTRMTEEGFDVLPGDHAIAPVMIGDAGKAGRMAELLLERGVYVIGFSYPVVPQDAARIRVQLSAAHSTADVNRAVDAFVDARAALDAEA, translated from the coding sequence ATGTTCGACTCCGTACGCGACGACCTGCGCACCACCCTCGACGAGATCCGCGCCGCCGGGCTGCACAAGCCCGAGCGCGTGATCGGCACCCCGCAGTCCGCGACCGTGGCCGTCACCTCCGGCGGGCGCGCGGGCGAGGTCCTCAACTTCTGCGCCAACAACTACCTGGGCCTCGCCGACCACCCCGAGGTCATCGCCGCCGCGCACGAGGCGCTGGACCGCTGGGGCTACGGGATGGCCTCGGTCCGCTTCATCTGCGGTACCCAGGAGGTCCACAAGGAGCTGGAGCAGCGGCTCTCGGCCTTCCTCGGCCAGGAGGACACGATCCTCTACTCCTCCTGCTTCGACGCCAACGGCGGCGTCTTCGAGACGCTGCTGGGCCCCGAGGACGCCGTCATCTCCGACGCCCTCAACCACGCCTCCATCATCGACGGCATCCGGCTCTCCAAGGCCGAGCGCCACCGCTACGCCAACCGCGACATGGGCGAGCTGGAGACGCGGCTCAAGGAGGCGTCCGGGGCCCGCCGCCGCCTCATCGTCACCGACGGCGTCTTTTCCATGGACGGCTACGTCGCCCCTCTTCAGGAGATCTGCGACCTGGCCGACCGCTACGACGCCATGGTCATGGTCGACGACTCGCACGCCGTTGGCTTCGTCGGCCCCGGTGGACGCGGCACGCCCGAACTGCACGGCGTCATGGACCGGGTCGACATCATCACCGGCACCCTCGGCAAGGCGCTCGGTGGAGCCTCCGGCGGTTACGTCGCGGCCCGCGCGGAGATCGTCGCCCTGCTGCGCCAGCGCTCGCGCCCCTACCTCTTCTCCAACTCCCTCGCCCCGGTCATCGCCGCCGCCTCCCTCAAGGTCATCGACCTGCTGGAGTCCGCCGGCGACCTGCGCGAGCAGCTCAACGCCAACACCGACCTCTTCCGCACCCGGATGACCGAGGAGGGCTTCGACGTCCTGCCGGGCGACCATGCCATCGCCCCCGTCATGATCGGGGACGCGGGCAAGGCCGGCCGGATGGCGGAACTGCTCCTGGAGCGCGGGGTGTACGTGATCGGCTTCTCCTACCCCGTCGTCCCGCAGGACGCGGCCCGGATCCGCGTCCAGCTCTCCGCCGCCCACTCCACGGCCGACGTCAACCGCGCGGTGGACGCGTTCGTCGACGCGCGGGCCGCCCTGGACGCGGAGGCGTAA
- a CDS encoding protein kinase domain-containing protein, whose product MRPLTTEDPRTVGPYRTLVRLGAGGMGVVYLARTAGGALAAVKVIRAEHAADPGFRARFRREAEAAARISGPWVVPVLGADTEAREPWLATAFVPGPSLAEVVGAGGALPTSTVRALGSRLAAALVAVHEAGLIHRDVKPGNVLLALDGPRLIDFGIARHEGATALTATDAVIGTPGYLAPEQASAGPVGPACDVFSLGCVLVYAATGRRPFGEGGAAGAAGVLFRTVHEEPDLAGVPPELLPLIAACLSKDPAARPSASRIGDDLEAAGGGNRGRSGKSPGPVPLRPPDPRAAWAPRAAPGGTPGVARDGASGGGARDGASGAAPDGAAGVVPGGAPGVAAGVVPGGASGVAAEAVLDGAPDAGAEAVPGGAPAVEPDTASPPGSWFVSPGLSALIAARSAAALALPDPEPLPATLAPDEDGAAPSAAALTRRRLLIAGAAGAVVVTGGSTAAWLAGRRSAGAASGSGTPPTYTIGLHADLSGPGRAAGLAHQRGVRLAVADHNARTDTAFRLALRTEDDAGDPRRALRAADRLGADPDVIAAVGPTGTVLAGDVVQRYGEARLALVVVAAGSTTASGTAAHLCVTRPYDRMLAPGLTGYVVQTRPAERVLLVQDSGGAGLGGQLGSAFRDIPPADATLIEHALPQGDAGFGAAARKAMTSGANAVVLASADATRAARLATALAGEGFTGSRVAAGPALGPAFLDGAGEAAEGWVFAEAYADPMALPSAGKFTAAHRERFGAPPGTWAAEAYDAVGLIARAAGTTSASGEVRSGIAGRLVRTEHRGIVRPLAFHPSTRQVLRYENGIFLYRIEKGRPRFLGPFGDV is encoded by the coding sequence GTGCGGCCCCTCACCACCGAAGACCCCCGCACCGTCGGCCCGTACCGCACGCTCGTCCGGCTCGGCGCCGGCGGCATGGGGGTGGTCTACCTGGCGCGAACGGCGGGCGGGGCGCTCGCCGCCGTCAAGGTGATCCGGGCCGAGCACGCCGCCGATCCCGGCTTCCGCGCCCGCTTCCGGCGCGAGGCCGAGGCCGCCGCCCGGATCAGCGGACCGTGGGTGGTCCCGGTGCTCGGCGCGGATACCGAGGCCCGCGAGCCGTGGCTGGCGACCGCGTTCGTCCCCGGACCCTCGCTGGCCGAGGTGGTGGGCGCCGGCGGCGCGCTGCCCACGTCCACCGTCCGGGCGCTCGGAAGCCGGCTCGCCGCGGCGCTCGTCGCAGTCCACGAGGCCGGGCTGATCCACCGCGACGTCAAACCCGGCAACGTGCTCCTCGCCCTCGACGGCCCCCGCCTCATCGACTTCGGGATCGCCCGCCACGAGGGCGCCACCGCACTCACCGCCACCGACGCGGTGATCGGCACGCCCGGCTACCTCGCCCCCGAACAGGCGTCGGCCGGGCCGGTGGGACCGGCGTGCGACGTGTTCTCCCTCGGCTGCGTCCTGGTGTACGCGGCGACGGGCCGGCGGCCGTTCGGTGAGGGCGGCGCGGCCGGCGCGGCCGGCGTGCTGTTCCGTACGGTCCACGAGGAGCCGGACCTGGCGGGTGTACCGCCCGAGTTGCTGCCCCTGATCGCCGCCTGCCTGAGCAAGGACCCGGCCGCCCGGCCGTCGGCGAGCCGGATCGGCGACGACCTGGAGGCGGCCGGGGGAGGGAACCGCGGCCGGTCGGGGAAGAGCCCGGGGCCGGTCCCGCTCCGGCCGCCGGACCCCCGTGCGGCCTGGGCTCCCCGAGCGGCCCCGGGTGGGACTCCGGGAGTGGCCCGGGACGGGGCTTCCGGGGGCGGTGCGCGCGACGGAGCCTCCGGGGCGGCTCCGGACGGGGCTGCTGGGGTCGTGCCGGGCGGGGCTCCGGGGGTGGCTGCTGGGGTCGTGCCGGGCGGGGCTTCGGGGGTGGCTGCCGAGGCCGTACTGGACGGGGCTCCGGACGCGGGTGCCGAGGCCGTACCGGGCGGGGCTCCGGCCGTGGAGCCGGACACCGCCTCGCCCCCGGGGTCCTGGTTCGTGTCGCCCGGGCTCTCCGCGCTGATCGCCGCACGTTCCGCGGCCGCCCTCGCGCTGCCGGACCCCGAGCCGCTGCCCGCCACCCTGGCCCCGGACGAGGACGGAGCAGCACCGTCGGCGGCGGCCCTCACGCGGCGGCGGCTCCTGATCGCCGGTGCGGCCGGGGCCGTCGTGGTCACCGGCGGCTCCACCGCGGCGTGGCTCGCCGGGCGGCGGTCCGCCGGGGCCGCGTCGGGCTCCGGCACACCGCCCACGTACACGATCGGGCTCCATGCCGACCTCAGCGGGCCCGGCCGCGCCGCCGGGCTGGCGCACCAGCGCGGCGTACGGCTCGCGGTCGCCGATCACAACGCTCGTACCGATACGGCATTCCGCCTCGCGCTGCGGACCGAGGACGATGCCGGGGACCCGCGCCGGGCGCTGCGGGCGGCCGACCGGCTGGGCGCCGACCCCGACGTCATCGCCGCGGTCGGGCCCACCGGCACCGTGCTGGCCGGGGACGTCGTCCAGCGGTACGGGGAGGCGCGGCTCGCCCTGGTCGTCGTCGCGGCGGGCTCCACCACGGCGTCCGGGACGGCCGCCCACCTCTGCGTGACCCGCCCGTACGACCGCATGCTCGCCCCGGGCCTCACCGGCTACGTCGTCCAGACCCGCCCCGCCGAGCGCGTCCTCCTCGTCCAGGACAGCGGCGGCGCCGGCCTCGGCGGACAACTGGGCAGCGCGTTCCGCGACATCCCGCCGGCCGACGCCACTCTCATCGAACACGCGCTCCCACAGGGCGACGCCGGCTTCGGCGCGGCCGCACGCAAGGCCATGACCAGCGGGGCGAACGCCGTGGTGCTCGCGAGCGCCGACGCGACCCGGGCCGCCCGCCTGGCCACCGCGCTGGCGGGCGAGGGTTTCACCGGCAGCAGGGTCGCCGCCGGACCCGCCCTCGGGCCCGCCTTCCTCGACGGGGCGGGCGAGGCCGCCGAGGGCTGGGTCTTCGCCGAGGCGTACGCCGACCCCATGGCCCTCCCCTCGGCCGGGAAGTTCACCGCAGCCCACCGCGAACGCTTCGGCGCACCCCCGGGCACCTGGGCCGCCGAGGCGTACGATGCGGTCGGCCTGATCGCCCGCGCCGCCGGGACCACCAGCGCCTCGGGGGAGGTGCGCAGCGGCATCGCCGGGCGGCTCGTCCGTACCGAGCACCGGGGGATCGTGCGCCCGCTCGCTTTCCACCCGTCGACCCGCCAGGTGCTGCGGTACGAGAACGGGATCTTCCTCTACCGGATCGAGAAGGGCCGCCCTCGCTTCCTGGGCCCGTTCGGCGACGTGTAG
- a CDS encoding bifunctional serine/threonine-protein kinase/ABC transporter substrate-binding protein codes for MDDLRPTDPARIGGHRLLGRLGAGGMGVVYLGRTDAGALAAIKVILPELAGDEDFRTRFRRETEAARRVDSPWAVSVTGADTESERPWLATEFVPGPTLSDVVARRGPLPVRSVMVLGRLLARALTAVHGAGLVHRDVKPGNVLLTAAGPRLIDFGIARAADATALTATGLVVGTPGFLPPEQVSGNTAGPAGDLFSLGCLLAYAATGRPPFGSGAVDALLYRTVHDAPDLDGIDDAHLRAVLDRCLAKDPGARPAAADLDTLIAEDVPADPTADWLPEDVVRIIAERSAAVLALPGIDPTVAEEPGPPEPAPGRRRFLLLAAGGAVALGAGAFAAVRLTGDEPDGGGDGAPGARRWIIGVHADLTGPLSAAGRAQERGARLAVDRFNSLDDQPFRLAVKVLDDQGDPARSARVAEEFARDPEIVAVIGPTGDAAAGAALAAYDEAVLPVLTVSALQISFPARANGSFFQAAPSYASLCVPIVHRLLLRPDVERLGILIDRSGGQTAYQAGYTTNLMTPSLTTGTTHPRVVPAGTTVFDPVVTDLLSHRSDALFYAGDAAGASRVARILADLSFPGPRMAQHTVMGPEFLEQAGAAADGWEFVAPFTDASAPAAATFAAAHRKRFGAAPAAWSAEAYDVTGLVARELAALADRAGQRAKPGAGPPKSGRPTRSQLTAAIAAARYEGISRPYAFDEKRQRLVGQEAHLYRVEKGRHRYLGPAPKPKS; via the coding sequence ATGGACGATCTGCGACCTACTGATCCCGCCCGCATCGGCGGCCACCGGCTCCTGGGCCGCCTCGGAGCGGGCGGCATGGGCGTCGTCTACCTCGGGCGCACCGACGCCGGCGCGCTCGCCGCGATCAAGGTGATCCTCCCCGAACTCGCGGGGGACGAGGACTTCCGGACCCGCTTCCGCCGCGAGACCGAGGCGGCCCGCCGGGTCGACAGTCCCTGGGCCGTGTCCGTCACCGGCGCCGACACCGAGAGCGAACGCCCGTGGCTCGCAACGGAGTTCGTTCCCGGGCCCACGCTTTCCGACGTCGTCGCCCGGCGCGGGCCGCTGCCCGTGCGCAGCGTCATGGTCCTCGGCCGGCTGCTCGCCCGCGCCCTGACCGCCGTGCACGGAGCCGGGCTCGTCCACCGCGACGTCAAACCCGGCAACGTCCTGCTGACGGCCGCCGGCCCCCGGCTGATCGACTTCGGGATCGCCCGCGCCGCCGACGCCACCGCGCTGACCGCCACCGGACTCGTCGTCGGCACCCCCGGATTCCTCCCGCCCGAGCAGGTGTCCGGGAACACCGCGGGACCGGCCGGGGACCTCTTCTCGCTCGGCTGCCTGCTGGCGTACGCGGCCACCGGCCGGCCGCCGTTCGGCAGCGGAGCGGTCGACGCTCTGCTCTACCGGACCGTCCACGACGCGCCCGACCTCGACGGGATCGACGACGCCCACCTGCGCGCGGTCCTGGACCGGTGCCTCGCCAAGGACCCCGGTGCGCGTCCGGCCGCCGCCGACCTCGACACCCTGATAGCCGAGGACGTACCGGCCGACCCCACCGCCGACTGGCTGCCCGAGGACGTCGTCCGGATCATCGCGGAACGGTCCGCCGCCGTGCTGGCCCTGCCCGGCATCGACCCCACCGTCGCCGAGGAGCCCGGCCCGCCGGAACCCGCCCCCGGCCGGCGGCGGTTCCTGCTCCTCGCGGCGGGCGGGGCGGTGGCCCTCGGCGCGGGCGCCTTCGCCGCCGTACGCCTCACCGGCGACGAGCCCGACGGCGGCGGGGACGGAGCTCCCGGCGCACGCCGCTGGATCATCGGCGTGCACGCCGACCTCACCGGCCCCCTGAGCGCCGCCGGACGTGCCCAGGAACGCGGCGCCCGGCTCGCCGTCGACCGCTTCAACTCCCTCGACGACCAGCCGTTCCGGCTCGCCGTGAAAGTCCTCGACGACCAGGGGGACCCGGCCCGGTCCGCCCGCGTCGCCGAGGAGTTCGCCCGCGACCCGGAGATCGTCGCCGTCATCGGCCCGACGGGCGACGCGGCGGCCGGGGCGGCCCTGGCCGCGTACGACGAGGCGGTGCTGCCGGTCCTGACGGTGTCGGCCCTCCAGATCTCCTTCCCCGCCCGGGCCAACGGCTCCTTCTTCCAGGCCGCCCCCTCCTACGCCTCGCTCTGCGTCCCCATCGTCCACCGCCTCCTGCTCCGCCCCGATGTCGAGCGGCTGGGCATCCTGATCGACCGGTCCGGCGGTCAGACGGCCTACCAGGCGGGCTATACGACGAACCTGATGACGCCCAGCCTCACCACCGGCACCACGCACCCCCGGGTGGTGCCCGCCGGGACGACCGTCTTCGACCCGGTCGTCACCGACCTCCTCTCCCACCGGAGCGACGCCCTCTTCTACGCCGGTGACGCGGCCGGCGCCTCCCGGGTCGCCCGCATCCTGGCCGACCTCTCCTTCCCCGGACCGCGCATGGCCCAGCACACCGTCATGGGGCCGGAGTTCCTGGAACAGGCGGGCGCGGCGGCCGACGGCTGGGAGTTCGTCGCACCGTTCACCGACGCGAGCGCCCCGGCCGCCGCGACGTTCGCCGCCGCCCACCGCAAGCGCTTCGGCGCGGCCCCCGCCGCCTGGTCGGCCGAGGCGTACGACGTGACGGGGCTCGTCGCCCGCGAACTGGCCGCCCTGGCCGACCGGGCGGGGCAGAGAGCGAAGCCGGGCGCCGGGCCGCCCAAGAGCGGCCGCCCCACCCGCTCCCAGCTCACCGCCGCGATCGCCGCCGCCCGGTACGAGGGGATCTCCCGCCCGTACGCGTTCGACGAGAAGCGTCAGCGACTCGTCGGCCAGGAAGCCCATTTGTACCGGGTGGAGAAGGGCCGCCACCGCTATCTCGGCCCGGCCCCGAAGCCGAAGAGCTGA
- the tdh gene encoding L-threonine 3-dehydrogenase has translation MKALVKQKAEPGLWLMDVPEPEYGPTDVLIKVLRTGICGTDLHIRAYDGWAQQAVTTPLILGHEFAGEVAATGSDVADIAVGDLVSGEGHLVCGKCRNCLAGRRHLCRSTVGLGVGRDGAFAEYVVLPASNVWVHRTPVDLDIAAIFDPFGNAVHTALSFPLVGEDVLITGAGPIGIMAAAVARHAGARNVVITDVSEARLALARKVGVSLALNVADRTIADGQRELGLREGFDIGLEMSGRPEAMRDMVANMTHGGRIAMLGLPAEEFPVDWSRIVTSMITIKGIYGREMYETWYAMSVLLEGGLDLAPVITGRYGFRDFEAAFDDAASGLGGKVILDWTV, from the coding sequence GTGAAGGCACTCGTCAAGCAGAAGGCCGAACCCGGACTGTGGCTGATGGATGTGCCGGAGCCGGAGTACGGCCCCACCGACGTCCTGATCAAGGTCCTGCGCACCGGTATCTGCGGTACCGACCTGCACATCCGCGCCTATGACGGCTGGGCCCAGCAGGCGGTCACCACCCCGCTGATCCTCGGCCACGAGTTCGCCGGCGAGGTCGCCGCGACCGGCTCCGACGTCGCGGACATCGCCGTCGGCGACCTGGTCAGCGGCGAGGGCCACCTCGTCTGCGGCAAGTGCCGCAACTGTCTCGCCGGCCGCCGCCACCTCTGCCGCTCCACCGTCGGCCTCGGCGTCGGCCGGGACGGGGCGTTCGCCGAGTACGTGGTCCTGCCCGCCTCCAACGTGTGGGTGCACCGGACCCCCGTCGACCTCGACATCGCGGCGATCTTCGACCCGTTCGGCAACGCCGTGCACACCGCGCTGTCCTTCCCGCTCGTCGGCGAGGACGTCCTGATCACCGGCGCCGGACCGATCGGCATCATGGCCGCCGCCGTCGCCAGGCACGCCGGGGCCCGCAACGTCGTCATCACCGACGTCAGCGAGGCCCGCCTCGCGCTGGCCCGCAAGGTCGGCGTCAGCCTCGCCCTCAACGTCGCGGACCGGACCATCGCCGACGGGCAGCGGGAGCTGGGACTGCGCGAGGGCTTCGATATCGGTCTGGAGATGTCCGGCCGCCCCGAGGCGATGCGCGACATGGTCGCGAACATGACGCACGGCGGCCGCATCGCGATGCTCGGCCTGCCCGCCGAGGAGTTCCCCGTCGACTGGTCCCGCATCGTCACCTCGATGATCACCATCAAGGGGATCTACGGCCGCGAGATGTACGAGACCTGGTACGCCATGTCCGTCCTGCTGGAGGGCGGCCTCGACCTCGCCCCCGTGATCACCGGCCGGTACGGCTTCCGCGACTTCGAAGCGGCCTTCGACGACGCCGCGAGCGGCCTCGGCGGCAAGGTCATCCTCGACTGGACCGTCTGA
- a CDS encoding tetratricopeptide repeat protein, with product MGLEFGHDLGPLRALRGLPLSPLVTGYQHVQAQQQALGLRHIGDALVERGRGLRVLDGLFEEGAGRRWQHIGPDRLRRIGALRGEAYRPLLARLETVQLQDPAALRRILLYQLVELLQAHPRHSEPGTAVSLGVCPTEAAALVRAAAACHRLTGEQRRAAEELEDSWDIGRVRRAAGLASLLPAGGGGDALLRRRFADIAARAREADVALEAAQEAERSGDARAAEDGFLKAARLASDCPRARLALVRLYRPAVEGSAGPGAVLTARHVSDAVALSLRPSPSPSPSPSPSPSPSPSPSPSPSPADATPERQVVRLTRVPGGPAVIAEIAGASSAVGWVDRDPPFGQEVRYAVFPLRDGLVDGPPVVSDVLLVAPEVSALRSSTGPGRIDAAWTEPSGALDVRVVLDGPDGRVDGVGVRPGALTATGLDVGTYVLRVHCRYRSPDASVVESAGTDRHITVRPWPAPVHRLDATAGRGSVRFTWSGGQDADVRLVCWPADPPEPGTELTHDPAAPWPAPLSWEAVADGLAPPPGSVTRVSALAVLGPHAVAGPGLLVECPPAVAGVRVERVGGGRARVTFDWPAETGQVAATVEQDGVSSSHRVTRSTYVREGLYMDVPPSAFTVALSAAPRTADAVVVPPPGSATAVPADISVSYRIVPGPRRGLRRGPALLRVALSCAGEAPDRLPEFVLVARAGGGRAPIRPLDHTDGRTLLRLDGGALSAGSPVELPVPADLRPPYVLRGFLLGDGAADVRLDEPSPPTLVVR from the coding sequence GTGGGGTTGGAGTTCGGGCACGATCTCGGGCCGCTTCGTGCCCTGCGGGGGCTGCCGCTCTCCCCGCTCGTCACGGGGTACCAGCACGTCCAGGCCCAGCAACAGGCCCTGGGTCTAAGGCACATCGGCGACGCGTTGGTGGAGCGCGGGCGGGGGCTGCGGGTGCTCGACGGGCTCTTCGAGGAGGGCGCCGGGCGCCGCTGGCAGCACATCGGCCCCGATCGGCTCCGTCGGATCGGCGCCTTGCGCGGTGAGGCGTACCGTCCGCTCCTCGCCCGGCTGGAGACGGTGCAGCTCCAGGACCCCGCTGCCCTGCGCCGTATCCTCCTGTACCAGCTCGTCGAACTGCTCCAGGCCCACCCGCGGCACTCCGAGCCCGGAACCGCCGTCTCCCTGGGGGTCTGCCCGACGGAGGCGGCCGCCCTCGTCCGTGCGGCGGCCGCCTGCCACCGCCTCACTGGCGAACAACGGCGTGCGGCGGAGGAGTTGGAGGACTCCTGGGACATCGGGAGGGTGCGGCGTGCCGCCGGGCTGGCGTCCCTGCTCCCGGCGGGGGGCGGGGGCGACGCGCTGCTGCGGCGGCGGTTCGCGGACATCGCCGCACGCGCGAGGGAAGCCGACGTCGCCCTCGAAGCCGCGCAGGAGGCCGAGCGGTCGGGCGATGCCCGTGCGGCCGAGGACGGCTTCCTCAAGGCCGCCCGGCTGGCCTCCGACTGCCCCCGCGCCCGGCTCGCCCTCGTACGGCTGTACCGACCGGCGGTCGAGGGGAGCGCGGGGCCCGGCGCTGTACTGACCGCCCGTCACGTGTCGGATGCCGTGGCGTTGTCGCTCCGTCCTTCGCCATCGCCATCGCCTTCGCCTTCGCCATCGCCTTCGCCTTCGCCATCGCCATCGCCATCGCCATCGCCCGCCGACGCGACGCCCGAGCGGCAGGTCGTCCGGCTGACCCGGGTCCCGGGCGGGCCGGCCGTAATCGCCGAGATCGCCGGCGCCTCCTCGGCGGTCGGCTGGGTGGACCGGGACCCGCCGTTCGGCCAGGAGGTCCGCTACGCCGTGTTCCCGCTGCGGGACGGCCTGGTCGACGGCCCTCCCGTGGTCTCCGACGTCCTGCTCGTCGCCCCGGAGGTGTCCGCGTTGCGGTCCAGCACGGGGCCGGGCCGTATCGACGCCGCGTGGACCGAGCCGTCGGGGGCGCTGGACGTACGGGTCGTGCTCGACGGCCCCGACGGGCGGGTGGACGGCGTCGGGGTACGTCCGGGCGCGCTGACCGCGACCGGCCTGGACGTCGGTACGTACGTGCTCCGCGTCCACTGCCGCTACCGGTCGCCGGACGCCAGCGTGGTCGAGTCGGCGGGCACGGACCGTCACATCACCGTCCGCCCCTGGCCCGCTCCCGTGCACCGGCTCGATGCCACGGCGGGCCGGGGGTCCGTCCGGTTCACCTGGAGCGGCGGACAGGACGCGGACGTGCGCCTCGTCTGCTGGCCGGCCGATCCGCCGGAACCGGGGACCGAGCTGACCCACGACCCGGCGGCACCCTGGCCCGCTCCGCTGTCCTGGGAGGCGGTGGCGGACGGCCTGGCGCCTCCCCCGGGCTCCGTCACCCGGGTGTCCGCCCTGGCCGTTCTCGGACCGCACGCCGTGGCGGGTCCCGGCCTGCTCGTCGAGTGCCCGCCCGCCGTGGCCGGGGTGCGCGTGGAGCGGGTCGGCGGGGGCCGGGCCCGCGTCACCTTCGACTGGCCGGCGGAGACGGGCCAGGTGGCGGCCACCGTGGAACAGGACGGCGTGAGCTCCTCGCACCGCGTGACCCGCAGCACTTACGTCCGGGAGGGGCTGTACATGGACGTGCCGCCCTCCGCCTTCACCGTCGCACTCTCCGCCGCCCCTCGCACGGCGGACGCGGTGGTGGTCCCTCCGCCCGGCAGCGCGACCGCCGTCCCCGCGGACATCTCCGTCAGCTACCGCATCGTTCCCGGCCCCCGCCGAGGGCTGCGTCGCGGGCCCGCGCTGCTACGGGTCGCCCTGTCCTGTGCGGGTGAAGCACCTGACCGGCTGCCGGAGTTCGTCCTGGTGGCGAGGGCGGGCGGCGGGCGCGCCCCGATCCGGCCGCTCGACCACACCGACGGGAGGACCCTGCTCCGGCTCGACGGTGGCGCGTTGTCCGCCGGCAGTCCCGTCGAGCTGCCGGTGCCGGCGGACCTCCGGCCGCCCTACGTCCTGCGCGGTTTCCTCCTCGGCGACGGAGCCGCCGACGTACGACTCGACGAGCCCTCTCCCCCGACCCTGGTGGTGCGCTGA